One segment of Solanum stenotomum isolate F172 chromosome 1, ASM1918654v1, whole genome shotgun sequence DNA contains the following:
- the LOC125847979 gene encoding uncharacterized mitochondrial protein AtMg00860-like — protein MVEDSMEIFMDDFSVVNDTFEACLAHLGQVLQRECIVLGHKVSQKGVEVDKAKIEVIEKLPPPISVKGIRSFLGHAGFYRRFIKDFSKIAHLLCKLLEKEVKFHFDDAYMVAFKSLEEKLISTRLSLVPIGQNLLK, from the exons ATGGTGGAGGATTCAATGGAAATcttcatggatgacttctcgGTTGTGAACGACACTTTTGAAGCATGTTTAGCACACTTGGGACAAGTTCTCCAAAG GGAATGTATAGTTCTTGGTCACAAAGTGTCGCAAAAAGGGGTAGAGGTTGATAAAGCAAAGATTGAAGTGATTGAGAAGTTACCACCACCAATTTCGGTGAAGGGTATTCGTAGTTTCTTAGGACATGCCGGTTTTTAccggaggttcatcaaagacttctcaaaaattgcacatcttCTATGCAAACTcttggagaaggaggtgaaattcCATTTTGATGATGCATACATGGTGGCCTTCAAGTCTTTGGAAGAAAAATTGATCTCCACTCGGTTATCATTAGTCCCGATTGGTCAGAACCTTTtgaagtaa